Proteins from a single region of Hymenobacter aquaticus:
- a CDS encoding transglycosylase domain-containing protein, which translates to MTSATKKKIGIGLGILAVLLGVALGVFLFKRQELLDYALQQVKAKVERKYPVALTLGAARFTDLNTVRIDGMSMVPTATPQDTLLQARQMTVSLSVRSLFAGRPVFSNLEISDAQLTARKTAQADNYSFLYKKKGAKPTVARDTTKGVNYGLLANQLLEASFDNMPEEADFRNFLVTYDSPRHRARITMPRLAIEDGDISGQLTAVVDSVENRVGVLGHIEPGDYALNAEVFGLNRRPVTLPYVLRRYGARVQFDTLRLSLTDKDLDDEELTVRGTASAANFIVNHPKLSDRDVRFPRGGIEFVARLGQAFAALDKGTKVTLNRMQFFPVVSVRKLPVNERVVGKLINGVRRRSETLAGLQVKADVESAETPANTFFEALPEGMFNTLEGMRGEGTLTYRLHLNLDMNQLDSLEFNSGLTPKNFRISRFGRENLNKLNEEFPYTAYNDQGDSVKTFLVGPSNPDFTPYNEVADYLKGAIMTAEDPRFMTHKGFMEKAFVKSAIQNIKEKRFARGGSTISMQLVKNVFLTRQKTVTRKIEEALIVWLIENTRLVSKERMFEVYLNIIEWGPKIYGVHEASRFYFDKQPGNLNLSESLYLASIIPRPKRYQASFNQYGEMRSSARYFHRLIADLMERKGMISEGDRESVTYSLSFPGRAHGSIFRAVRPDTTRTVFAADSSQFEPLNLIDLLGGEAPDAGVNTNATPPAGTTPPKP; encoded by the coding sequence GTGACATCAGCTACAAAGAAAAAAATAGGCATCGGCCTGGGCATCCTCGCGGTGCTGCTGGGCGTGGCCCTGGGCGTATTTTTGTTTAAGCGGCAGGAGCTGCTGGACTACGCCCTGCAACAGGTAAAAGCCAAGGTAGAGCGGAAATATCCAGTGGCCCTGACGCTGGGTGCGGCCCGCTTCACCGACCTGAACACCGTGCGCATCGACGGCATGAGCATGGTGCCGACGGCCACCCCGCAGGACACGCTGCTCCAGGCCCGGCAGATGACCGTCTCGCTCAGCGTCCGGTCGTTGTTTGCCGGCCGGCCCGTGTTCAGCAACCTCGAAATCAGCGACGCCCAGCTGACGGCCCGCAAGACTGCCCAGGCCGACAACTACTCGTTTCTGTATAAGAAAAAGGGTGCTAAGCCCACCGTGGCGCGCGACACGACCAAGGGCGTGAACTACGGCCTGCTGGCCAACCAGCTGCTCGAAGCCAGCTTCGACAACATGCCCGAGGAAGCCGACTTCCGCAACTTCCTGGTAACCTACGACAGCCCCCGGCACCGGGCCCGCATCACGATGCCCCGCCTGGCCATTGAGGACGGCGACATCAGCGGGCAGCTCACGGCCGTGGTCGACTCGGTGGAAAACCGCGTGGGGGTGCTGGGCCACATCGAGCCCGGCGACTATGCCCTGAACGCGGAAGTATTCGGCCTGAACCGCCGCCCCGTGACCTTGCCTTACGTGCTGCGCCGCTACGGGGCCCGGGTGCAGTTCGACACGCTGCGCCTGAGTTTGACCGACAAAGACCTCGACGACGAGGAGCTGACCGTGCGCGGCACGGCCTCGGCCGCCAACTTCATTGTGAATCACCCCAAGCTCTCCGACCGGGACGTGCGCTTCCCGCGCGGCGGCATCGAGTTTGTGGCCCGGCTGGGGCAGGCCTTTGCCGCCCTCGACAAAGGCACCAAGGTGACGCTGAACCGCATGCAGTTCTTTCCGGTGGTGAGCGTGCGCAAGCTGCCGGTGAACGAGCGGGTGGTGGGCAAGCTGATCAACGGCGTGCGGCGGCGCAGCGAAACCCTGGCCGGCCTGCAGGTGAAAGCCGACGTGGAATCGGCCGAAACGCCGGCCAATACGTTTTTCGAGGCCCTGCCCGAGGGCATGTTCAACACCCTGGAAGGCATGCGGGGCGAAGGCACGCTCACCTACCGCCTGCACCTGAACCTGGACATGAACCAGCTCGACAGCCTGGAGTTCAACTCCGGCCTGACGCCCAAGAACTTCCGCATCAGCCGCTTCGGCCGCGAAAATCTGAACAAGCTCAACGAGGAGTTTCCCTACACGGCCTACAACGACCAGGGCGACTCGGTGAAAACCTTCCTGGTGGGTCCGTCCAACCCCGATTTTACGCCCTACAACGAGGTGGCGGACTACCTGAAAGGGGCCATCATGACGGCCGAAGACCCGCGGTTTATGACCCACAAGGGCTTTATGGAAAAGGCTTTTGTGAAGTCGGCCATTCAGAACATCAAGGAAAAGCGCTTCGCCCGGGGCGGCAGCACGATTTCGATGCAGCTGGTGAAAAACGTATTCCTGACCCGGCAGAAAACCGTGACCCGCAAGATTGAGGAAGCCCTAATTGTGTGGCTCATCGAAAACACCCGTCTGGTGTCGAAGGAGCGCATGTTCGAGGTGTATTTGAACATCATCGAGTGGGGGCCGAAAATCTACGGCGTCCATGAAGCGTCGCGCTTTTACTTCGACAAGCAGCCCGGCAACCTGAACCTGTCGGAAAGCCTGTACTTGGCCAGCATCATCCCGCGGCCCAAGCGCTACCAAGCGTCGTTCAACCAGTACGGCGAGATGCGCAGCTCGGCGCGCTACTTCCACCGCCTCATTGCCGACCTGATGGAGCGCAAGGGCATGATTTCGGAGGGCGACCGGGAAAGCGTGACCTACAGCCTGAGCTTCCCCGGCCGGGCCCACGGCTCCATCTTCCGCGCCGTGCGCCCCGATACCACCCGCACCGTGTTTGCCGCCGACTCCTCGCAGTTTGAGCCCCTGAACCTGATTGACCTGCTCGGCGGCGAGGCCCCCGACGCCGGGGTGAACACCAACGCCACCCCGCCGGCCGGCACGACCCCGCCCAAGCCGTAA
- a CDS encoding TerC family protein — translation MENTPLFWVGFNAFVLLMLMLDLLVLNRKAHVVHIREALGWSAFWIALSLTFNYLVYRTMGQQAALEFLTGYLIEKSLSVDNLFVFLLIFTYFKVPLQYQHRILFWGVIGALVLRAIFILAGAALLAKFHFLLYVLGAFLVYTGVKMALSAGEPEINPDDNPVVKFLSRHLPITSKLEGGKFFVRKERLLFATPLFVVLVMVETTDVVFAADSIPAILAISRDTFIVYTSNVFALLGLRALYFALAGLMQLFHYLHYGLSLILIFIGGKLLLAEFYELPMSWSLGVVGCLLLGSVLLSLLFPKKDAPLVPPVSDTPE, via the coding sequence ATGGAAAACACTCCCTTGTTTTGGGTTGGGTTCAATGCCTTCGTGCTGCTCATGCTCATGCTCGACTTGCTGGTGCTCAACCGCAAAGCGCACGTGGTGCATATTCGGGAAGCACTGGGCTGGAGTGCGTTCTGGATTGCGCTGTCCCTGACGTTCAACTACCTGGTCTACCGCACTATGGGCCAGCAGGCGGCGCTGGAGTTTCTGACCGGCTACCTGATTGAGAAGTCGCTCAGCGTCGACAACCTGTTCGTGTTCCTGCTGATCTTCACCTACTTCAAGGTACCGTTGCAGTATCAGCACCGCATTTTGTTCTGGGGCGTCATCGGGGCGCTGGTGCTGCGGGCCATCTTTATTCTGGCCGGGGCAGCCTTGCTGGCCAAGTTCCACTTCCTGCTGTATGTGCTGGGCGCTTTCCTGGTGTATACCGGCGTGAAAATGGCCCTCAGCGCCGGGGAGCCCGAAATCAACCCCGACGACAACCCGGTGGTGAAGTTTCTGAGCCGCCACCTGCCCATTACCAGCAAGCTGGAAGGCGGCAAGTTTTTCGTGCGCAAGGAGCGGCTGCTGTTTGCCACCCCGCTGTTCGTGGTGCTGGTGATGGTGGAAACTACCGACGTGGTCTTCGCCGCCGACTCCATTCCGGCCATTCTGGCCATTTCGCGCGACACGTTTATCGTCTACACTTCCAACGTGTTTGCCCTGCTAGGTTTGCGGGCCCTGTATTTCGCGCTGGCGGGCCTCATGCAGCTGTTTCACTACCTGCACTACGGCCTTTCCCTCATCCTGATTTTCATCGGCGGCAAGCTGCTGCTGGCCGAGTTCTACGAGCTGCCCATGAGCTGGTCGCTCGGCGTGGTGGGCTGCCTGCTGCTGGGCTCGGTGCTGCTGTCGTTGCTGTTTCCCAAGAAAGACGCGCCGCTGGTGCCGCCCGTTTCGGACACGCCGGAGTAA